One Methylobacterium sp. AMS5 genomic region harbors:
- a CDS encoding DedA family protein, whose protein sequence is MSFLQGLPIADLIAHYGYLAVFVVVALESAGVPMPGETILISSAVYAGSTGSLNVVLIVAAAAAAAILGDNVGYWVGRRWGMPLLLRYGHLIALDHGRLKLGQYLFREHGGKIVFFGRFTAMLRAYAAVLAGVNRLDARRFMLFNGLGGVAWAGIMGFGAYACGRSIEHIVGPVGLALLAFVVFGGLALWLFMKRHEERLLVKAEAAIPGPLTH, encoded by the coding sequence ATGTCCTTCCTTCAGGGACTTCCGATCGCCGACCTCATCGCCCATTACGGCTACCTTGCCGTCTTCGTCGTCGTCGCGCTGGAGAGCGCGGGCGTGCCGATGCCGGGCGAGACCATCCTGATCTCGTCGGCCGTCTATGCCGGCAGCACGGGCAGCCTCAACGTCGTCCTCATCGTCGCCGCAGCGGCCGCGGCCGCGATCCTCGGCGACAATGTCGGCTACTGGGTCGGGCGCCGCTGGGGCATGCCGCTGCTTCTACGCTACGGCCACCTCATCGCCCTCGACCACGGCCGGCTGAAGCTCGGCCAGTATCTGTTCCGGGAGCATGGCGGGAAGATCGTGTTCTTCGGCCGTTTCACCGCGATGCTGCGCGCCTACGCGGCGGTGCTGGCGGGCGTGAACCGGCTCGATGCGCGCCGCTTCATGCTGTTCAACGGCCTCGGCGGCGTCGCCTGGGCCGGGATCATGGGCTTTGGCGCCTATGCCTGCGGCCGCTCGATCGAGCACATCGTCGGCCCTGTCGGCCTCGCGCTGCTGGCCTTCGTGGTCTTCGGCGGACTGGCGCTCTGGCTGTTCATGAAGCGCCACGAGGAGCGGCTGCTGGTGAAGGCGGAAGCCGCGATCCCCGGCCCGCTGACGCACTGA
- the tkt gene encoding transketolase — MSGADTSPKAALSQGDKLAIDTIRTLAIDAVQKANSGHAGAPMALAPVAYTLWNRYLRYDPAHPHWPNRDRFVLSAGHASMLLYGLLHLARVAESDGGNAPAISLDDIKKFRQLDSRTPGHPEYHFTTGVETTTGPLGQGVANSVGMAMGGRFKGERLNRPDLPLFDYNVYAICSDGDLMEGVSQEAASIAGHLRLSNLCWIYDNNTITIEGHTELAFSEEVAARFLAYGWQVLRVADANDTHAIASALETFLQSSDRPTLIIVNSIIGYGAPTKQNTSKAHSDALGPDEVKGAKRAYGWPEDSEFLVPDGVYDTFAEGIGKRGAALYSQWQGFFEAAKAADAEHAEDLSAFLEGRLPEGWDRDIPVFEADAKGLATRESSGKVLNAIAQHVPFLLGGSADLAPSNKSNLTFEGAGSLTPFEPGGRNIHFGVREHAMGSIVNGLGLVGLRAYGATFLVFADYMRPPIRLASLMELPIFHIFTHDSIGVGEDGPTHQPVEQILSLRCIPGLVTLRPADANEVAEAYRVIFSLKDQPAVLALSRQPLPTFDRSKYAPASGTAKGAYVLADCEGTPDVILIGTGSEVQLCVGAYETLKGEGVKARVVSMPSWELFERQDESYRNSVLPPDVLARVAVEQGSVIGWDRYTGSSGSIIGMSTFGASAPIKDLLGKFGFTADKVIEAARAQVAKHKK; from the coding sequence ATGAGCGGTGCAGACACGAGCCCGAAGGCGGCCCTGAGCCAGGGCGATAAGCTCGCGATCGACACGATCCGGACGCTCGCGATCGACGCGGTGCAGAAGGCCAATTCCGGACATGCCGGCGCGCCGATGGCGCTCGCGCCCGTCGCCTACACCCTGTGGAACCGGTATCTGCGCTACGATCCGGCCCATCCGCACTGGCCGAACCGCGACCGCTTCGTGCTCTCGGCGGGCCATGCCTCGATGCTGCTTTACGGGCTGCTGCATCTCGCCCGCGTCGCGGAGAGCGACGGCGGAAACGCCCCCGCCATCTCGCTGGACGACATCAAGAAATTCCGGCAGCTCGACAGCCGCACGCCGGGCCACCCGGAATACCACTTCACCACCGGCGTCGAGACCACCACCGGGCCCCTCGGCCAGGGCGTGGCGAATTCCGTCGGCATGGCGATGGGCGGCCGCTTCAAGGGCGAGCGCCTGAACCGGCCCGACCTGCCGCTGTTCGACTACAACGTCTACGCCATCTGCTCGGACGGCGACCTGATGGAGGGCGTCAGCCAGGAGGCCGCCTCGATCGCGGGCCATCTGCGCCTGTCGAACCTCTGCTGGATCTACGACAACAACACCATCACCATCGAGGGCCACACCGAACTCGCCTTCTCGGAAGAGGTCGCCGCGCGTTTCCTCGCCTATGGTTGGCAGGTGCTGCGGGTGGCCGACGCGAACGACACCCACGCCATCGCCTCGGCGCTCGAGACCTTCCTGCAATCGAGCGACCGCCCGACCCTGATCATCGTCAACTCGATCATCGGCTACGGCGCGCCGACCAAGCAGAACACATCGAAGGCCCATTCCGACGCGCTCGGCCCCGACGAGGTGAAGGGCGCCAAGCGCGCCTATGGCTGGCCGGAGGATTCCGAGTTCCTCGTGCCGGACGGCGTCTACGACACCTTTGCCGAAGGCATCGGCAAGCGCGGCGCCGCGCTCTACAGTCAGTGGCAGGGCTTCTTCGAGGCCGCCAAGGCGGCGGATGCGGAGCATGCCGAGGATCTGTCGGCTTTCCTCGAAGGCCGCCTGCCCGAGGGCTGGGACCGGGACATCCCGGTCTTCGAGGCCGACGCCAAGGGGCTCGCGACGCGCGAATCCTCGGGCAAGGTGCTCAACGCCATCGCCCAGCACGTGCCGTTCCTCCTCGGCGGCTCGGCCGATCTGGCGCCGTCCAACAAGTCGAACCTCACTTTCGAGGGCGCGGGCTCGCTGACCCCGTTCGAGCCGGGCGGGCGCAACATCCATTTCGGTGTGCGCGAGCATGCCATGGGCTCGATCGTGAACGGGCTCGGACTCGTGGGCCTGCGCGCCTACGGGGCGACCTTCCTCGTCTTCGCCGACTACATGCGCCCGCCGATCCGGCTCGCCTCGCTGATGGAACTGCCGATCTTCCACATCTTCACGCACGATTCGATCGGCGTGGGCGAGGACGGGCCGACCCACCAGCCGGTGGAACAGATCCTCTCCCTGCGCTGCATCCCCGGCCTCGTGACCCTCCGCCCGGCCGACGCCAACGAGGTGGCCGAGGCCTACCGGGTGATCTTCTCGCTGAAGGATCAGCCGGCGGTGCTGGCGCTCTCGCGCCAGCCGCTGCCGACCTTCGACCGCTCGAAATACGCCCCCGCCTCCGGCACCGCGAAGGGCGCCTACGTCCTCGCCGACTGCGAGGGCACCCCCGACGTGATCCTGATCGGCACGGGCTCCGAGGTGCAGCTCTGCGTCGGCGCCTACGAGACCCTGAAGGGCGAGGGCGTGAAGGCCCGCGTCGTCTCGATGCCGTCGTGGGAACTGTTCGAGCGCCAGGACGAGAGCTACCGCAACTCCGTCTTGCCGCCGGACGTGCTGGCGCGCGTGGCGGTCGAGCAGGGCAGCGTCATCGGCTGGGACCGCTACACCGGCTCCTCCGGCTCGATCATCGGCATGAGCACCTTCGGCGCCTCGGCCCCGATCAAGGATCTGCTCGGCAAGTTCGGCTTCACCGCCGATAAGGTGATCGAGGCGGCCCGCGCGCAGGTGGCCAAGCACAAGAAATAG
- a CDS encoding CmpA/NrtA family ABC transporter substrate-binding protein, giving the protein MRIRLGYVPLTDAAPVIAAAELGFAQAEGLEIELAREPSWATLRDRLALGHLDAAHMLGPLAIASALGLSGPQAHLSVPMALGLNGNAVAVSNALWAAMAPESDGLGDVAAAFSRVARARAGEGRPLVIGTVHPFSSHSYQLRLFAGLSGLDLDATVQLVVVPPPETVDALRHGRIDGFCVGAPWNSVAVAAGLGRIAALGCEIAPDCPEKVLALPAEGAEFTAPLVRAVHRAGLWCAAPENREALSRLLAERAGLDADAALVARTLRGALIVDRDGTERANPDYLRLDAATHRPDPEHARWLVAQMAACGQVAAGDDAADRAAALYRPDIFAAAIGG; this is encoded by the coding sequence ATGAGGATCAGACTCGGATACGTCCCCCTCACCGACGCCGCCCCCGTGATCGCGGCGGCGGAACTGGGCTTCGCGCAGGCCGAGGGGCTTGAGATCGAACTCGCGCGCGAGCCCTCCTGGGCGACTCTGCGCGACCGGCTGGCGCTGGGCCATCTCGACGCCGCGCACATGCTCGGGCCGCTCGCCATCGCCAGCGCGCTCGGCCTCTCGGGGCCGCAGGCCCATTTGAGCGTGCCGATGGCGCTCGGCCTCAACGGCAACGCCGTGGCCGTCTCGAACGCGCTCTGGGCGGCGATGGCGCCGGAGAGCGACGGGCTCGGTGACGTGGCCGCGGCTTTCTCAAGGGTCGCCCGCGCGCGGGCCGGGGAGGGGCGTCCGCTCGTCATCGGCACCGTGCATCCCTTCTCCAGCCATTCCTACCAGCTCCGCCTGTTCGCGGGCTTGAGCGGGCTCGACCTCGACGCGACGGTGCAGCTGGTCGTGGTGCCGCCGCCGGAGACGGTGGATGCACTGCGGCACGGGCGCATCGACGGCTTCTGCGTCGGCGCTCCCTGGAACAGCGTCGCGGTCGCCGCGGGCCTCGGCCGGATCGCGGCACTCGGCTGCGAGATCGCGCCCGACTGCCCGGAGAAGGTCCTGGCGCTGCCGGCGGAGGGGGCCGAATTCACGGCCCCCCTGGTCAGGGCCGTCCACCGGGCCGGGCTGTGGTGCGCCGCCCCCGAGAACCGCGAGGCTCTGAGCCGCCTGCTCGCCGAACGGGCAGGACTCGACGCGGATGCCGCGCTCGTCGCGCGCACACTCCGTGGCGCGCTGATCGTGGATCGGGACGGAACCGAGCGGGCGAACCCGGACTATCTGCGCCTCGACGCGGCGACCCACCGGCCGGACCCGGAGCATGCCCGGTGGCTGGTGGCGCAGATGGCCGCCTGCGGGCAGGTGGCCGCCGGCGACGATGCCGCGGACCGGGCGGCGGCGCTCTACCGGCCCGACATCTTCGCCGCGGCCATCGGCGGCTGA
- a CDS encoding glycoside hydrolase family 15 protein: MAGRIEDYALIGDGRTAALVGRDGSIDWLCMPRFDASALFASLLGTEEHGFWKLAPAAEGAQHSWRYRSGSLVLETTHKTHEGEVRVTDFMPVGDGSHVIRLVEGVRGRMAMRMELAVRFDYGSAVPWVSRSELGDLRAISGPHKVVLRTNAPMRGSTHQTTVSEFTVYKGDAVRFVLSYGASHEDDPPPIEPRRWLDDTNRFWREWSSRCTLQTPWDAILRRSLLTLKALIYQPTGGIVAAPTTSLPEELGGVRNWDYRFCWLRDSTFTLLALMDSGYIEEARAWRDWLTRAVAGNPEQAHILYGIAGERLLPEIELDWLPGYENSRPVRVGNAAIAQFQLDVYGELFDALFQAGARGMGQNKEGLRVGQAIIKHLETAWRAPDEGIWEVRGGRRHFVHSKVMAWVAFDRAIRSVEMMGVDDLRSAEPPVAHWKAIRDEIHAEVCAKGFDPELNSFVQSYGSKALDASLLLIAHMGFLPQDDPRVVGTVAAVESHLMREGFILRYETEGQTVDGLPGNEGAFLPCSFWYADNLIGLGRCDEARDLIERLIGVCTDLGLVSEEYDVRAKRLVGNFPQAFTHVALVNTILNYSRATGPAKERGSGTDDSESRVGESIAAQ, translated from the coding sequence ATGGCGGGACGGATCGAGGATTACGCCCTGATCGGCGACGGGCGCACCGCCGCCCTGGTCGGCCGCGACGGCAGCATCGATTGGCTGTGCATGCCGCGCTTCGATGCTTCGGCCCTGTTCGCGAGCCTTCTCGGGACGGAGGAGCACGGCTTCTGGAAGCTCGCCCCGGCGGCGGAGGGCGCGCAGCATTCCTGGCGCTACCGCAGCGGCTCTCTGGTGCTGGAGACCACGCACAAGACCCATGAGGGCGAGGTCCGCGTCACCGACTTCATGCCCGTGGGCGATGGCAGCCACGTCATCCGCTTGGTCGAGGGCGTGCGCGGCCGGATGGCGATGCGGATGGAGTTGGCCGTGCGCTTCGATTACGGCTCGGCGGTGCCCTGGGTCTCGCGCAGCGAACTCGGGGATCTCCGCGCCATCTCCGGCCCGCACAAGGTGGTCCTGCGCACCAACGCGCCGATGCGCGGCTCCACCCACCAGACCACGGTCTCGGAATTCACGGTCTACAAGGGTGATGCGGTCCGCTTCGTGCTGAGCTACGGCGCCTCGCACGAGGACGATCCGCCGCCGATCGAGCCGCGCCGCTGGCTCGACGACACCAACCGGTTCTGGCGCGAATGGTCGAGCCGCTGCACGCTTCAGACGCCCTGGGACGCCATCCTGCGCCGCTCCCTGTTGACGCTGAAGGCGCTGATCTACCAACCGACCGGGGGGATCGTCGCCGCGCCCACCACGTCCCTGCCGGAAGAACTCGGCGGGGTGCGCAACTGGGACTACCGCTTCTGCTGGCTGCGCGACTCGACCTTCACCCTGCTGGCGCTGATGGATTCGGGCTACATCGAGGAGGCCCGCGCGTGGCGCGACTGGCTGACCCGCGCGGTGGCCGGCAACCCGGAGCAGGCGCACATCCTCTACGGCATCGCCGGCGAGCGGCTTCTGCCGGAGATCGAGCTCGACTGGCTGCCCGGTTACGAGAACTCGCGGCCCGTGCGCGTCGGCAACGCGGCGATCGCGCAGTTCCAGCTCGACGTCTACGGGGAGTTGTTCGACGCCCTGTTCCAGGCCGGTGCCCGCGGCATGGGACAGAACAAGGAGGGCCTGCGCGTCGGCCAAGCGATCATCAAGCACCTCGAGACGGCGTGGCGCGCGCCCGATGAAGGCATCTGGGAGGTGCGCGGCGGGCGGCGCCACTTCGTCCATTCCAAGGTGATGGCCTGGGTCGCCTTCGACCGGGCGATCCGCAGCGTCGAGATGATGGGCGTGGACGATCTGCGCTCCGCCGAACCGCCGGTCGCGCACTGGAAGGCGATCCGCGACGAGATCCACGCCGAGGTCTGCGCGAAGGGGTTCGACCCGGAACTGAACAGCTTCGTCCAATCCTACGGAAGCAAGGCGCTCGATGCGAGCCTGCTGCTGATCGCGCATATGGGCTTCCTGCCCCAGGACGATCCCCGCGTGGTCGGCACCGTGGCGGCCGTCGAATCGCATCTGATGCGCGAGGGCTTCATCCTGCGCTACGAGACGGAAGGCCAGACCGTCGACGGCCTGCCGGGCAACGAGGGCGCCTTCCTGCCCTGCAGCTTCTGGTACGCCGACAATCTGATCGGCCTCGGCCGCTGTGACGAGGCCCGCGACCTGATCGAGCGCCTGATCGGCGTCTGCACCGACCTCGGATTGGTCTCCGAAGAGTACGACGTGCGCGCGAAACGGCTGGTGGGGAACTTCCCTCAGGCGTTCACGCATGTTGCGCTCGTCAACACGATCCTCAATTACAGCCGCGCCACCGGTCCTGCGAAGGAACGGGGCAGCGGCACGGACGATTCCGAGTCGAGGGTAGGCGAATCCATCGCGGCGCAGTAG
- a CDS encoding MBL fold metallo-hydrolase, with translation MPGYLPFAGALKLPAYTCDNCGFWQRHFEAPPHCPMCLDARHVVPQDGWRFRTTREAQDAFPCHWEELEPGVWRFWNDPVSGIGPSAYLIRTENGNMGFEACPVFSEAALDQIERLGGMQVLSASHPHSYGALVQLQDRFDPELCLPAADFIWSAALQVSWPYDDFLEPLPGLELHRTAGHFDGHAVLFDRKRKICFCGDALKFELDPNDVRKALTISAHKAFVRGVPLTVNELRRYRDVFERLDFTQTWTPFEPAANVGRAEVVALIDAMLGSRPHAAPVPLDDLRRGN, from the coding sequence GTGCCCGGTTACCTGCCCTTCGCCGGCGCCCTGAAGCTGCCCGCCTACACCTGCGACAATTGCGGGTTCTGGCAGCGCCACTTCGAGGCGCCGCCGCATTGCCCGATGTGCCTGGACGCCCGCCACGTCGTGCCGCAGGACGGCTGGCGCTTCCGCACCACGCGGGAGGCGCAAGACGCCTTTCCCTGCCACTGGGAAGAGCTGGAGCCGGGCGTCTGGCGCTTCTGGAACGACCCGGTTTCCGGCATCGGCCCGAGCGCCTACCTGATCCGGACCGAGAACGGGAATATGGGCTTCGAAGCCTGCCCCGTCTTCAGCGAGGCGGCGCTCGACCAGATCGAGCGGCTCGGCGGCATGCAGGTGCTCTCGGCCTCGCACCCGCATTCCTACGGCGCGCTGGTGCAGCTTCAGGACCGTTTCGACCCGGAACTGTGTCTGCCGGCGGCCGACTTCATCTGGAGTGCGGCGCTTCAGGTCTCCTGGCCCTATGACGACTTCCTCGAACCCCTTCCCGGATTGGAACTGCACCGCACCGCCGGCCATTTCGACGGCCACGCCGTGCTGTTCGACCGCAAGCGCAAGATCTGTTTCTGCGGCGACGCGCTCAAGTTCGAGCTCGACCCGAACGACGTCCGCAAGGCGCTGACGATCTCGGCACACAAGGCCTTCGTGCGCGGCGTGCCGCTCACAGTGAACGAGCTGCGCCGCTATCGCGACGTCTTCGAGCGCCTCGATTTCACCCAGACCTGGACCCCGTTCGAGCCCGCCGCCAATGTCGGCCGGGCCGAGGTTGTGGCGCTGATCGATGCGATGCTCGGCAGCCGGCCCCACGCTGCACCGGTGCCCCTGGACGATCTCCGCCGCGGCAACTGA
- a CDS encoding ANTAR domain-containing protein — MTETSLTVAVIDPSRARAAILEEGLRASGVGNVVVLADGPDLQARVASLKPDVIVVHLESPSRDVLEQMSGLSRQAERPVAMFVDRSDQTMMQAAVDAGISAYVVDGLRSERIRPILDIAILRFNAFARLQRELDEARSELADRKLIERAKGILMTRKGMSEDEAYKLLRRQAMNEKRKIVDIARAIVTAADLLG, encoded by the coding sequence ATGACCGAGACCAGCCTCACCGTCGCCGTGATCGATCCGAGCCGCGCCCGCGCAGCGATCCTGGAGGAGGGCCTTCGCGCCTCCGGCGTCGGCAACGTCGTCGTGCTTGCGGACGGTCCGGACCTCCAGGCGCGGGTGGCGAGCCTGAAGCCCGACGTGATCGTGGTCCATCTGGAAAGCCCGAGCCGGGACGTGCTGGAGCAGATGTCGGGCCTGTCCCGGCAGGCCGAGCGGCCGGTGGCGATGTTCGTGGACCGCTCGGACCAGACCATGATGCAGGCGGCCGTCGATGCGGGCATCTCGGCCTATGTGGTGGACGGGCTGCGCTCGGAACGGATCCGGCCGATCCTCGACATCGCGATCCTGCGTTTCAATGCCTTTGCCCGGCTCCAGCGCGAACTCGACGAAGCCCGCTCGGAACTCGCCGACCGCAAGCTGATCGAGCGCGCCAAGGGCATCCTGATGACGCGCAAGGGCATGAGCGAGGACGAGGCGTACAAGCTCTTGCGGCGGCAGGCGATGAACGAGAAGCGCAAGATCGTCGACATCGCCCGCGCCATCGTCACCGCGGCGGATCTGCTCGGATGA
- a CDS encoding SDR family oxidoreductase, translating to MAGQGRRGAARVAVVTGGSAGIGLATAQLLAQRGWSVAILARGADRLAEAEALLAREGGRVLAIPADVADDAAVEAAADRIEQELGPIRAWINNAMTTIVGPAERITPEEYRSVTGATYLGTVHGTLAALRRMKPRDRGVIVQVSSGLAIRAAPMQAPYCAAKFAVSGFTDSLRAELIHADSHVALSVVYLPAVNTPQFGWTRTRTGRGQRAPDPVFDPRLCAEAIHHAIEHPTREVWVGRTSLMMAAAQALLPSYADRKAAESLDDMVQDGPVPDRRGNLDGPVPGPARIDGDARARAKTTRSEFWTSRERDALVLGVAGAALLGTALAARALRGPLRLLGRV from the coding sequence GTGGCAGGGCAGGGACGAAGAGGCGCAGCGCGGGTCGCCGTCGTGACGGGCGGCAGCGCGGGGATCGGCCTCGCCACGGCCCAGCTTCTTGCGCAGCGCGGCTGGTCGGTGGCGATCCTGGCGCGCGGCGCCGACCGGCTGGCCGAAGCCGAGGCACTGCTCGCCCGCGAGGGCGGACGCGTGCTGGCGATCCCCGCCGACGTGGCCGATGACGCCGCGGTCGAAGCGGCGGCCGACCGGATCGAGCAGGAACTCGGGCCGATCCGGGCCTGGATCAACAACGCCATGACCACGATCGTCGGGCCGGCCGAACGGATCACGCCGGAGGAATACCGCAGCGTGACCGGGGCGACCTATCTCGGCACCGTCCACGGCACCCTGGCGGCCCTGCGCCGCATGAAACCGCGCGACCGCGGCGTGATCGTGCAGGTCTCCTCCGGGCTGGCGATCCGCGCGGCGCCGATGCAGGCGCCCTACTGCGCGGCGAAGTTCGCGGTGAGCGGCTTCACCGATTCCCTGCGCGCCGAACTGATCCACGCCGACAGCCACGTCGCGCTCAGCGTGGTCTACCTCCCGGCGGTCAACACGCCGCAATTCGGCTGGACCCGCACCCGGACCGGCCGCGGGCAGCGCGCGCCCGATCCCGTGTTCGATCCGCGCCTCTGCGCCGAGGCGATCCACCACGCGATCGAGCATCCGACCCGCGAGGTCTGGGTCGGACGAACCTCGCTGATGATGGCGGCGGCCCAGGCGCTTTTGCCCTCCTACGCCGACCGCAAGGCGGCGGAGAGCCTGGACGACATGGTGCAGGACGGGCCGGTCCCGGACCGGCGCGGCAACCTCGACGGCCCGGTGCCGGGGCCGGCGCGGATCGACGGCGACGCGCGGGCGCGGGCCAAGACGACGCGCTCGGAGTTCTGGACGAGCCGGGAGCGCGACGCCCTCGTGCTCGGCGTCGCGGGCGCCGCCCTGCTCGGAACCGCCCTGGCGGCGCGGGCCCTGCGCGGGCCGCTGCGTCTGTTGGGACGGGTCTGA
- a CDS encoding bifunctional transaldolase/phosoglucose isomerase, which yields MNALNALFTEHEQAVWLDFVARGFIAKGELQALVEKDDLRGVTSNPAIFEKAIGHSPEYDDSLKAVLSQGDARVIDLYEGLAIADIQAAADVLAQVYDTSDGADGYVSLEVSPYLALDTEETLNEARRLHAAVGRDNLMVKVPATPAGLPAIRQLTAEGISVNITLLFSQSVYEEVAHAFIDGLTEFGAKGGDVSKVASVASFFISRIDSLVDKRLDEAGGYEDLKGKVAIANAKLAYQRYKRIFAGPKWEALEAKGAKAQRLLWASTGTKNKAYSDVLYVEELIGKNTVNTMPPATMDAFRDHGRVRASLEENIGEAETVMARLAEAGIDIEAVARQLVEEGVGLFVDAADALLGAVAGKRVALLDHRLDAQTFKFDEPLQAATDKAVESWRASGAIRRLWAHDATVWTGRDEGKWLGWLRIVEDELERVDLYENFAEEVRAEGFTDAVVLGMGGSSLGPEVISATYGHREGFPKLRILDSTDPDEVRAVEAVVNLETTLFIVASKSGSTLEPNVFRDYFLGRMKDVVGADKAGRHFVAVTDPGSAMEKAANDDGFRKIFLGVPQIGGRYSVLSAFGLVPAAAAGVEIREFLDSARMMVRSCGPAVPPAANPGVRLGAAMGVAAKEFGRDKITIIASPGIGTFGAWAEQLIAESTGKEGVGIIPVEGEPVGVPAVYGEDRLFVYLRLTSQADARQDEAVKILESEAQPVVRIDLDKVEQLPQEFFRFEIATAVAGAVLGINPFDQPDVEASKIETKKLFASAEETGALPAETPIFEDETVALYADAANAEALRPGEGFEAIVAAHLARVKPCDYVALLAYVERNEAHHAALQEARLTVRDARQVATCLEFGPRFLHSTGQAYKGGPASGVFLQITADPSADLPIPGRKLGFKTVIAAQARGDFAVLSERKRRALRIHLKGGDVSGGVKRVAAAIKAAVAG from the coding sequence ATGAACGCGCTGAACGCCCTCTTCACCGAGCACGAGCAGGCGGTCTGGCTCGATTTCGTGGCCCGCGGCTTCATCGCCAAGGGTGAACTCCAGGCGCTGGTGGAGAAGGACGACCTGCGCGGCGTCACCTCCAACCCGGCGATCTTCGAGAAGGCGATCGGCCACTCGCCCGAGTACGACGACAGCCTCAAGGCCGTGCTGAGCCAGGGCGATGCCCGCGTCATCGATCTCTACGAGGGGCTCGCCATCGCCGACATCCAGGCGGCGGCCGACGTCCTGGCCCAAGTCTACGACACCAGCGACGGCGCAGACGGCTATGTCAGCCTCGAAGTCTCCCCCTACCTCGCCCTCGACACCGAAGAGACCCTGAACGAGGCCCGTCGCCTGCACGCGGCGGTCGGGCGCGACAACCTGATGGTGAAGGTGCCGGCCACCCCTGCCGGCCTGCCGGCGATCCGCCAGCTCACGGCGGAGGGCATCTCGGTCAACATCACGCTGCTGTTCTCGCAGAGCGTCTACGAGGAGGTCGCCCACGCCTTCATCGACGGGCTGACCGAGTTCGGTGCGAAGGGTGGTGACGTCTCGAAGGTCGCCTCCGTCGCGAGCTTCTTCATCAGCCGCATCGACAGCCTCGTCGACAAGCGGCTGGATGAGGCGGGCGGCTACGAGGATCTCAAGGGCAAGGTGGCCATCGCCAACGCCAAGCTCGCCTACCAGCGCTACAAGCGCATCTTTGCCGGGCCGAAATGGGAGGCGCTGGAGGCCAAGGGGGCGAAGGCGCAGCGCCTGCTCTGGGCTTCCACGGGCACCAAGAACAAGGCCTACTCGGACGTGCTCTATGTCGAAGAGCTGATCGGCAAGAACACCGTCAACACCATGCCGCCGGCCACCATGGACGCGTTCCGCGACCATGGCCGGGTGCGGGCATCGCTGGAGGAGAATATCGGCGAGGCCGAGACCGTGATGGCACGGTTGGCGGAAGCCGGCATCGACATCGAGGCGGTGGCGCGCCAACTCGTCGAGGAGGGCGTGGGGCTCTTCGTCGATGCCGCCGATGCCCTGCTCGGTGCAGTCGCGGGCAAGCGGGTGGCCCTGCTCGACCACCGGCTCGACGCGCAGACCTTCAAGTTCGACGAGCCGCTCCAGGCGGCGACCGACAAGGCGGTCGAGTCCTGGCGCGCGAGCGGCGCGATCCGCCGGCTCTGGGCGCACGATGCCACGGTCTGGACCGGCCGCGACGAGGGCAAGTGGCTCGGCTGGCTGCGCATCGTCGAGGACGAGCTGGAGCGGGTCGATCTCTACGAAAACTTTGCCGAAGAGGTCCGTGCCGAGGGCTTCACCGACGCGGTCGTGCTCGGCATGGGCGGCTCCAGCCTCGGCCCGGAGGTGATCTCCGCCACCTACGGCCACCGGGAGGGGTTCCCGAAGCTGCGCATCCTCGACTCGACCGACCCGGACGAGGTCCGCGCCGTCGAGGCCGTGGTGAATCTCGAGACGACCCTCTTCATCGTCGCCTCGAAGTCGGGCTCGACGCTCGAGCCCAACGTGTTCCGCGACTACTTCCTCGGCCGGATGAAGGACGTCGTCGGTGCCGACAAGGCCGGCCGGCATTTCGTCGCCGTGACCGATCCCGGCTCGGCGATGGAGAAGGCCGCCAACGACGACGGTTTCCGCAAGATCTTTCTGGGCGTGCCGCAGATCGGCGGGCGCTACTCCGTGCTCTCGGCCTTCGGTCTCGTCCCCGCGGCGGCGGCCGGCGTCGAGATTCGCGAGTTCCTCGACAGTGCCCGGATGATGGTCCGCTCCTGCGGGCCGGCGGTGCCGCCCGCCGCCAATCCCGGCGTGCGCCTCGGCGCGGCGATGGGCGTCGCGGCCAAGGAGTTCGGGCGCGACAAGATCACGATCATCGCGTCGCCCGGCATCGGCACCTTCGGCGCCTGGGCCGAGCAGCTCATCGCCGAGTCGACCGGCAAGGAAGGCGTCGGCATCATCCCCGTCGAGGGCGAGCCGGTCGGCGTTCCGGCCGTCTACGGCGAGGACCGGCTGTTCGTGTACTTGCGTCTGACCAGCCAGGCCGATGCGCGCCAGGACGAGGCGGTGAAGATCCTGGAGAGCGAGGCGCAGCCGGTAGTGCGCATCGATCTCGACAAGGTCGAACAGCTCCCGCAGGAGTTCTTCCGCTTCGAGATCGCGACCGCGGTGGCGGGGGCGGTGCTCGGCATCAACCCGTTCGACCAGCCCGATGTCGAGGCGAGCAAGATCGAGACGAAGAAGCTGTTCGCAAGCGCCGAGGAGACCGGCGCCCTGCCGGCCGAGACGCCGATCTTCGAGGACGAGACGGTCGCGCTCTATGCCGATGCGGCCAACGCGGAGGCCCTGCGCCCCGGCGAGGGCTTCGAGGCGATCGTGGCCGCGCATCTGGCGCGGGTGAAGCCGTGCGACTACGTCGCCCTGCTCGCCTATGTCGAGCGCAACGAGGCGCATCACGCGGCGTTGCAGGAGGCCCGGCTCACGGTGCGGGACGCGCGGCAGGTCGCGACCTGCCTGGAATTCGGCCCGCGCTTCCTCCACTCGACCGGGCAGGCCTACAAGGGCGGTCCCGCTTCCGGCGTGTTCCTCCAGATCACCGCGGACCCCTCCGCCGATCTGCCGATCCCGGGACGCAAGCTCGGGTTCAAGACGGTGATCGCGGCCCAGGCGCGGGGCGATTTCGCCGTGCTGTCCGAGCGCAAGCGCCGGGCGCTGAGAATCCACCTCAAGGGCGGTGATGTCTCCGGCGGCGTGAAGCGCGTCGCCGCCGCGATCAAGGCGGCGGTCGCCGGCTAA